A genomic region of Papaver somniferum cultivar HN1 chromosome 7, ASM357369v1, whole genome shotgun sequence contains the following coding sequences:
- the LOC113297573 gene encoding uncharacterized protein LOC113297573 isoform X2 produces the protein MSAAAAAAAAAVVTRPSHSSARRSTSSSSYYNDDFNQDSSYNTQINPFLQTAQTPEGDYYYELYQNTVLKQLRSYEISLGELHNLPATRHQVKNWSQLQPRTTSPRKSIWCRGIRNLYKKFWVRKKEERQRRNYGA, from the exons ATGTCTGCTGCCGCTGCCGCTGCTGCTGCGGCTGTAGTTACTCGGCCATCTCATTCTTCTGCTCGACGCTCTACTTCTTCATCCTCTTATTACAATGATGATTTCAACCAGGACAGTTCATACAATACCCAAATCAATCCTTTTCTTCAAACTGCTCAAACTCCTGAAGGCGATTATTATTATGAACTTTACCAAAACACGGTTCTCAAACAG TTGAGAAGTTATGAAATTTCTCTTGGAGAGTTGCATAATCTCCCTGCTACTCGC CATCAAGTGAAAAACTGGAGTCAATTGCAGCCTAGAACTACTTCACCGAGAAAATCTATTTGGTGTCGGGGAATTCGAAACCTGTATAAAAAGTTTTGGGTCAGAAAAAAGGAAGAAAGACAGAGAAGAAATTATGGAGCTTAA
- the LOC113294737 gene encoding uncharacterized protein LOC113294737, translated as MDDFQSLYDHSMLHPDIASLEQDPTPEEITLAPRERHPPVKLSDYHCYLSTILSLHEPKIYWEASAIPGYTQEYRIDYEETFAPVARMTTIRTLIVVASARGWDLHQMDVTKSFLHRDLQEEVYMQPPLGLPHSPNQVCKLHRALYGLKQAPLAWFQKFTSVITQSGFSQSAYDSAMFVRLSDKGIVLLLLYVDYMVIIDSDLEGINALKPQLNSSFEMKDFGHLRYFLGIKVDKSFTGYFISRVKYASEILSRAGLIDNKTIDTPLEVNVKYNHMDGEILSNPTLYRRLVGSLNYLTIIRHDISHAVHIVSHFMSAPRSTHYVIVLRILRYIKGTLYQGFHFPSTSNVTVRAYNDSDWDGDVTDRHSTTRYCMFLGNSLISWRSKKQSVVSRSSA; from the exons ATGGATGATTTTCAATCTCTCTATGACCACTCTATGCTTCATCCTGACATTGCTTCTCTAGAACAGGATCCTACACCTGAAGAGATTACTCTAGCTCCTCGAGAAAGGCATCCACCAGTTAAGTTATCAGATTACCATTGTTATTTATCAACTATTTTGTCATTGCATGAACCTAAAATTTACTGGGAAGCATCAGCTATTCCG GGTTATACTCAAGAGTATAGAATCGACTATGAGGAAACATTTGCACCTGTAGCTCGTATGACAACAATACGTACTCTCATTGTTGTTGCTTCTGCTCGTGGATGGGatcttcaccaaatggatgttacaAAATCCTTTCTTCACAGAGATCTCCAAGAAGAAGTATACATGCAGCCACCTCTAGGATTACCTCACTCTCCAAACCAAGTCTGTAAGCTTCATCGAGCATTATATGGTCTCAAACAAGCACCTCTTGCTTGGTTTCAGAAGTTTACCAGTGTTATCACTCAATCTGGATTTAGTCAAAGTGCCTATGACTCTGCTATGTTCGTTAGACTATCAGACAAAGGGATtgtgcttcttcttctttatgttgACTACATGGTTATCATAGATAGTGATTTAGAAGGTATTAATGCTTTGAAACCACAATTGAATTCATCCTTTGAGATGAAAGACTTTGGTCACTTGCGGTATTTTCTTGGTATAAAAGTGGATAAATCATTTACAGGATATTTCATCTCCCGGGTAAAATATGCTTCTGAGATACTAAGTCGTGCAGGGCTAATTGataacaaaacaattgatactccTCTAGAAGTAAATGTGAAATATAATCATATGGATGGAGAAATCTTATCCAACCCTACATTATATCGTCGGCTGGTGGGTAGCCTAAACTATTTAACTATCATTCGACATGATATTAGTCATGCAGTTCACATTGTGAGTCATTTCATGTCAGCTCCACGTTCAACACATTATGTTATTGTCCTTAGAATACTACGTTATATCAAAGGTACGTTATACCAGGGGTTCCATTTTCCTTCTACTTCTAATGTTACTGTCAGAGCATATAATGACTCTGACTGGGATGGTGATGTTACTGATCGTCATTCAACCACCAGGTACTGTATGTTTCTTGGAAACTCTCTAATCTCTTGGCGTAGTAAGAAACAATCAGTTGTTTCTCGTTCCAGTGCATAA
- the LOC113297572 gene encoding uncharacterized protein LOC113297572, whose protein sequence is MRKRGSSVVKSKTNLNLKVSPILLRTPNLSPKKFDFSPNGGFNDNSSPVTKKKKTTVLLTSTSKKFTSTVVTRSPPPPPPSNQITSSTILDLKNQVTSSTDSIKRNLDLSHSEILKEFEAYQSRLSKRFKIHTQTCQQVVNEVEKEHKKMSDRITESMDVMKASYSEFIKESQASAARICKTSIPELTQSLENSIESLRNRYGVTSASK, encoded by the exons ATGAGGAAAAGAGGTTCTTCAGTAGtgaaatcaaagacaaacttGAACCTAAAGGTATCACCAATTTTACTTAGAACTCCAAATCTTTCTCCTAAGAAATTCGATTTCAGTCCCAATGGAGGATTTAACGACAACTCTTCTCCTGTaaccaagaagaagaaaacaacagTATTATTAACTTCAACATCGAAGAAATTCACTTCAACAGTAGTAACTagatctcctcctcctcctcctccttcgaATCAGATTACTTCATCAACAATTTTAGATCTGAAAAATCAAGTTACTTCTTCTACTGATTCTATTAAGCGAAATCTAGATCTATCTCATTCTGAAATTCTTAAAGAATTTGAAGCTTATCAATCTAGACTTTCCAAACGATTCAag ATTCACACACAAACATGCCAGCAAGTGGTAAATGAAGTAGAGAAGGAACATAAGAAGATGTCTGATAGAATTACCGAAAGCATGGATGTAATGAAG GCTTCGTACTCAGAATTCATCAAAGAATCACAAGCATCAGCAGCTCGCA TTTGCAAAACTTCAATTCCTGAGCTTACCCAGTCACTAGAGAACTCCATCGAATCACTACGAAATCGTTATGGTGTCACCTCAGCTTCGAAATAG
- the LOC113297573 gene encoding uncharacterized protein LOC113297573 isoform X1 gives MSAAAAAAAAAVVTRPSHSSARRSTSSSSYYNDDFNQDSSYNTQINPFLQTAQTPEGDYYYELYQNTVLKQLRSYEISLGELHNLPATRTVYQRNGNLYYRTSTQKALANEQREHVLAKANLEQHALARANLQPHQRPSGGNSR, from the exons ATGTCTGCTGCCGCTGCCGCTGCTGCTGCGGCTGTAGTTACTCGGCCATCTCATTCTTCTGCTCGACGCTCTACTTCTTCATCCTCTTATTACAATGATGATTTCAACCAGGACAGTTCATACAATACCCAAATCAATCCTTTTCTTCAAACTGCTCAAACTCCTGAAGGCGATTATTATTATGAACTTTACCAAAACACGGTTCTCAAACAG TTGAGAAGTTATGAAATTTCTCTTGGAGAGTTGCATAATCTCCCTGCTACTCGC ACTGTATACCAGAGAAATGGAAATCTATACTATCGTACAAGCACCCAGAAAGCACTAGCAAATGAACAGA GAGAACACGTTTTGGCCAAGGCTAATCTAGAACAACATGCTTTGGCTAGGGCTAACCTACAACCACATCAACGACCATCTGGGGGAAACAGCCGCTAA